The Astyanax mexicanus isolate ESR-SI-001 chromosome 12, AstMex3_surface, whole genome shotgun sequence genome window below encodes:
- the ppp1r3c2b gene encoding protein phosphatase 1 regulatory subunit 3C-B-like has protein sequence MLCAKVLSISMNMGFGLPTHHHLLTLPPAKAKRRSCTKKRVVFADTKGLSLTSVRVFSKKEEKVHYEAPPCRIPTRLCWLGEHAQVPRLHLGFTQPCSDPQAFRQRMDQCPVLLENCCISEQALVGMVRVWNVSYEKAVHVRITFDSWRSQQDVPCSFLERRCGDPDTDTFSFHITLPETLETQERIEFCVRYLPQGYSQAVWDNNYGKNYSLRVCD, from the exons ATGCTCTGCGCAAA AGTGTTATCCATATCAATGAACATGGGCTTCGGCCTTCCaacccaccaccacctcctcacGCTTCCTCCTGCAAAAGCCAAACGTCGTTCCTGCACTAAGAAACGGGTGGTGTTTGCTGACACCAAAGGTCTTTCCCTCACATCTGTGCGTGTCTTCTCCAAGAAGGAGGAGAAGGTTCACTATGAAGCACCACCGTGTCGGATCCCTACGCGCCTGTGCTGGCTGGGAGAGCACGCTCAGGTCCCCAGGCTGCATTTGGGCTTCACTCAGCCGTGCTCGGACCCCCAGGCTTTTCGCCAGCGCATGGACCAGTGTCCTGTCCTCCTGGAGAACTGCTGCATCTCAGAGCAGGCCCTCGTGGGCATGGTGCGCGTGTGGAACGTCAGCTATGAGAAAGCGGTGCACGTGCGCATCACTTTTGATTCGTGGCGTAGTCAACAGGATGTGCCCTGTTCCTTTCTGGAGCGGCGCTGTGGTGATCCCGACACGGACACCTTTTCGTTTCACATCACGCTTCCTGAGACCTTGGAGACACAGGAGCGCATCGAGTTCTGTGTGAGGTATCTACCGCAGGGATACAGCCAGGCTGTGTGGGACAATAACTACGGGAAGAATTACAGCCTCCGTGTTTGTGACTGA
- the gins4 gene encoding DNA replication complex GINS protein SLD5 — protein sequence MADDELSDAGDLSGEDESQEDVLTPAELISRLEEAWLNEKFSPELLENKSELVECVMEQLTHMEENLQRVKKGDLKASVHRMEIDRIRFVLSSYLRSRLQKIEKFFPHVLEKEKSRAEGDPSFLSPEEFAFAKEYLANTEVYLKAVALKHMPPNLQSIDMLKAVPEPCLDSFVFLRVRERQENIMVEPETDEQREYVVDLEEGSQHLMRYRTIAPLVASGAVQLI from the exons ATGGCTGATGATGAGTTGTCGGACGCTGGAGATCTGAGCGGAGAAGATGAGAGTCAGGAGGACGTTCTGACTCCAGCTGAACTCATCTCCAGGCTGGAGGAG gcCTGGCTGAATGAGAAATTCTCCCCAGAGCTTCTGGAGAACAAGTCTGAATTGGTGGAGTGTGTGATGGAGCAGCTCACTCACATG GAGGAGAATCTGCAGCGTGTGAAGAAGGGAGACCTAAAGGCCAGCGTCCACCGCATGGAGATTGACCGCATTCGCTTTGTCCTGAGCAGCTACCTCCGGTCTCGACTGCAAAAG ATTGAGAAGTTTTTCCCTCATGTGTTGGAGAAGGAGAAGTCCCGGGCAGAGGGTGATCCATCGTTTCTCTCTCCTGAGGAGTTTGCCTTTGCTAAAGA GTATCTGGCCAACACAGAAGTTTATCTTAAGGCTGTGGCTCTGAAGCACATGCCTCCAAACCTGCAGAGTATTGACATGCTGAAAGCAG tTCCTGAACCCTGTCTGGACTCCTTTGTTTTTCTGCGAGTGAGGGAGAGGCAGGAGAACATTATGGTGGAGCCGGAGACAGATGAGCAGAG GGAGTATGTAGTGGACTTGGAGGAGGGCTCCCAGCACTTGATGCGTTATCGCACTATAGCACCTCTAGTGGCCAGCGGAGCTGTGCAGCTGATCTAG
- the LOC103046374 gene encoding cytochrome c oxidase subunit 5B, mitochondrial, whose protein sequence is MASRFLVRTAVRAALSRRAAPVQAAARGFAAGGIPTDEEQATGLEKIVMNAAKQGADPYSMLKPKEYAGTKQDPHIVPSINKKRIVGCVCEEDNTAVVWFWLHEGEAQRCPSCGAHYKLVPHELPH, encoded by the exons ATGGCGTCCAGGTTCCTCGTCCGAACTGCGGTGAGAGCCGCTCTCTCCAGGCGGGCTGCCCCGGTCCAGGCCGCTGCTCGGGGGTTCGCAGCTGGAG GAATCCCTACTGATGAGGAGCAGGCCACTGGGCTGGAGAAAATCGTGATGAACGCAGCTAAACAGGGGGCT GATCCCTACAGCATGCTGAAGCCAAAGGAGTACGCAGGCACTAAGCAAGATCCGCATATTGTGCCTTCCATCAACAAGAAGAGAATCGTTGGCTGTGTTt gTGAAGAGGATAACACAGCAGTGGTGTGGTTCTGGCTGCACGAGGGAGAGGCCCAGCGCTGTCCATCTTGTGGTGCCCATTACAAACTTGTCCCTCATGAACTGCCTCATTAA